A window of the Canis lupus baileyi chromosome 1, mCanLup2.hap1, whole genome shotgun sequence genome harbors these coding sequences:
- the AIG1 gene encoding androgen-induced gene 1 protein isoform X14, with the protein MALVPCQVLRVAILLSYCSILCNYKAIEMPSHQTYGGSWKFLTFIDLCLRLKAWLPPQQHLPTTGYQVAGARTEVGAARWWAMWRGTQTCC; encoded by the exons ATGGCGCTCGTCCCGTGCCAGGTGCTGCGGGTGGCGATCCTGCTGTCCTACTGCTCTATCCTGTGCAACTACAAGGCCATCGAGATGCCCTCGCATCAGACCTACGGCGGGAGCTGGAAATTCCTGACGTTCATTGATCTG TGCTTGCGTCTGAAGGCCTGGCTGCCCCCGCAGCAGCACCTCCCGACCACCGGTTACCAGGTAGCTGGGGCGCGAACGGAGGTGGGCGCAGCCAGGTGGTGGGCTATGTGGAGGGGAACGCAGACCTGCTGCTAA